A region of Myxococcus stipitatus DSM 14675 DNA encodes the following proteins:
- a CDS encoding ABC transporter substrate-binding protein has product MACPVTDYIARNSLDDTLFIPKMFQGFPEIKEALISNRMQAGFLVAPMALALRSQGVPIKIVYLGHRYGSAVVVSKNGPVRHVPDLVGKTVAVPSRFSDERLIILKALKEHGLPPSSVKLVEMSPPDVAGALAAGAVDGFSMGEPYPSQAEMGGFGRVLFHAKEYWPDYMSCVLVVRDDIISRRPQAVQVLVDGIARSGLWLDQGRAEREYAAEFVGRYYYSQPPALLRHALLEPIDRVQYTPLAPREADFNLVQDLMLEHGLLNRRMAFEEFVDIQFADKAQHQTAWKYAPWLLED; this is encoded by the coding sequence CTGGCCTGTCCGGTCACTGACTACATCGCCCGCAACTCCCTGGACGACACGCTGTTCATCCCGAAGATGTTCCAGGGGTTTCCGGAGATCAAAGAGGCGCTGATCTCCAATCGGATGCAGGCGGGGTTCTTGGTGGCGCCCATGGCCTTGGCCCTGCGGTCGCAGGGCGTACCCATCAAGATTGTCTACTTGGGGCATCGCTACGGCAGCGCCGTGGTGGTGAGCAAGAACGGACCCGTGCGCCATGTGCCTGACCTGGTCGGGAAGACGGTGGCGGTCCCGAGCCGGTTCTCGGACGAGCGGCTCATCATCCTCAAGGCGCTCAAGGAGCACGGACTGCCCCCGTCGTCGGTGAAGCTGGTGGAGATGTCTCCTCCGGATGTGGCGGGAGCCCTGGCGGCGGGAGCCGTGGACGGCTTCTCCATGGGAGAGCCCTATCCATCACAGGCGGAGATGGGCGGCTTCGGCCGAGTCCTCTTCCACGCGAAGGAGTACTGGCCCGACTACATGTCGTGTGTCCTGGTGGTGCGCGACGACATCATCAGCCGGAGGCCGCAGGCGGTGCAGGTGCTGGTGGATGGCATCGCGCGCTCGGGGCTCTGGTTGGACCAGGGGCGCGCGGAGCGCGAGTACGCGGCGGAGTTCGTCGGGCGCTACTACTACAGCCAGCCGCCCGCGCTGCTGCGCCACGCGCTGTTGGAGCCCATCGACCGGGTGCAGTACACCCCCCTGGCCCCGCGTGAGGCGGACTTCAACCTGGTACAGGACTTGATGCTGGAGCACGGGCTGCTGAACCGGCGGATGGCCTTCGAGGAGTTCGTGGACATCCAGTTCGCGGACAAGGCGCAACACCAGACGGCGTGGAAGTACGCGCCCTGGTTGTTGGAGGACTGA
- a CDS encoding beta-ketoacyl-ACP synthase: MSPPVFLNDLGLVCALGVGRREVTQALFGDQPTGVASSPDFADRPLHVGQVTAPLVSTDALPVPLRSRNNALLLTALEQIRPAVDEALRRHGPERVAVVLGTSTSGIGESEAAILAREASGQLPGHFDVRQQELGSPALALTHVLGTRGPSLVISTACSSSAKSLATAARLLRMGVADAVITGGADALCRFTVAGFSSLDSVSDARCNPMSVHRQGINIGEAAALFLMTREPGPVCLAGWGESSDAHHLSAPEPGGRGALIAMRTALERAGITPSDVGYVNLHGTATPQNDAMESRAVRALLGDGVPCSSTKPLTGHTLGAAGALEAALCWLTLTDEARGRLPPHWWDGEPDPLLPALSLVKPGTALGQPPRYVLSNSFAFGGSNAALLLGRA; the protein is encoded by the coding sequence ATGTCTCCGCCCGTCTTCTTGAACGACCTGGGTCTGGTGTGCGCCCTGGGCGTCGGCCGTCGCGAAGTCACCCAGGCCCTCTTCGGTGACCAGCCGACCGGCGTGGCCTCGAGCCCCGACTTCGCGGACCGCCCGCTCCACGTCGGGCAGGTCACCGCGCCGCTCGTCTCCACGGACGCGCTGCCCGTGCCGCTGCGCAGCCGCAACAACGCGCTGCTGCTCACCGCGCTGGAGCAGATTCGCCCCGCGGTGGATGAAGCCCTGCGGCGCCATGGCCCGGAGCGGGTGGCCGTGGTGCTGGGCACCAGCACCTCGGGCATCGGCGAGAGTGAAGCCGCCATCCTCGCGCGCGAGGCCTCGGGCCAGCTCCCCGGGCACTTCGATGTGCGGCAGCAGGAGTTGGGCTCCCCGGCCCTGGCGCTGACCCACGTGCTGGGCACGCGGGGCCCCTCGCTCGTCATCTCCACCGCGTGCTCCTCCAGCGCCAAGTCCCTGGCCACCGCCGCGCGGCTGCTGCGCATGGGGGTGGCCGACGCGGTCATCACGGGAGGCGCGGACGCGCTGTGTCGCTTCACCGTGGCGGGCTTCTCGTCGCTCGACTCGGTGAGCGACGCGCGCTGCAACCCGATGAGCGTCCACCGCCAGGGCATCAACATCGGCGAGGCCGCGGCCCTGTTCCTGATGACCCGTGAGCCGGGGCCGGTGTGCCTCGCGGGCTGGGGCGAGTCCTCGGACGCCCACCACCTCTCCGCCCCCGAGCCGGGAGGCCGAGGCGCCCTCATCGCCATGCGGACGGCCCTGGAGCGCGCGGGAATCACCCCGAGCGACGTGGGCTACGTCAACCTGCACGGCACCGCGACACCCCAGAACGACGCGATGGAGAGCCGCGCGGTGCGGGCGCTGCTGGGTGACGGTGTGCCGTGCAGCTCCACGAAGCCGCTCACCGGCCACACGCTGGGCGCGGCGGGAGCGCTGGAGGCCGCGCTGTGCTGGCTCACCCTCACGGATGAAGCCCGAGGACGCCTGCCGCCCCACTGGTGGGATGGCGAGCCGGACCCATTGCTCCCCGCCCTGTCGCTGGTGAAGCCCGGGACGGCGCTGGGCCAGCCCCCGCGCTATGTCCTGAGCAACTCGTTCGCCTTTGGCGGCAGCAATGCCGCGCTGCTGCTGGGAAGGGCCTGA
- a CDS encoding DUF6585 family protein, with the protein MGLILIYLSSAALLESLSIYLLPHAVLRALLRSQFGFFLLLLGIPSGLYMLGWRGIDFFLWALSPRLLVVDAQGLRSGKTAFSWRDLQSVVRRHDQDRMDLRHRHGKYRLRMHLWSDADHLEEHVTERVISTLLPRVHKQVVAGEEVAFGPLTLSEDGVALKRKLFQWDDIDSIRLQDSDDSGLASRTLFLTANGRLHKVDEEKIVNAPVLLAYLSARLES; encoded by the coding sequence ATGGGGCTCATCCTCATCTACCTGTCTTCGGCGGCGTTGCTGGAGTCCCTCTCCATCTACCTGCTGCCCCACGCCGTGTTGAGGGCCCTGCTGCGCAGTCAGTTCGGGTTCTTCCTCCTGCTGCTGGGCATTCCCTCCGGGCTCTACATGCTGGGGTGGAGGGGCATCGACTTCTTCCTGTGGGCCTTGTCGCCGCGCTTGCTGGTGGTGGACGCGCAGGGGCTCCGCTCGGGCAAGACGGCCTTCTCGTGGCGCGACTTGCAGTCGGTGGTTCGCAGGCATGACCAGGACCGGATGGACCTCCGGCACCGCCACGGGAAGTACCGGCTGCGGATGCATCTGTGGAGCGACGCGGACCACCTCGAGGAGCACGTCACCGAGCGCGTCATCTCGACCTTGCTCCCGCGCGTCCACAAGCAGGTGGTCGCCGGCGAGGAGGTTGCGTTCGGCCCGCTGACGCTCAGCGAGGACGGGGTGGCGCTCAAGCGAAAGCTGTTCCAGTGGGACGACATCGACAGCATCCGTCTCCAGGACTCGGATGACAGCGGCCTCGCGTCCCGCACCTTGTTCCTCACCGCCAACGGCCGGCTTCACAAAGTGGACGAGGAGAAGATCGTCAACGCTCCCGTCCTCCTGGCCTATCTCTCGGCACGCCTCGAGAGCTGA
- the fabG gene encoding 3-oxoacyl-ACP reductase FabG, producing the protein MSEKTVLVTGSSRGIGRAIALRLAKDGFDVVVHCRSKVEEAEAVAAQVREQGRASRVLRFDVADRAETERVLAADLEAHGCYYGVVCNAGIARDNAFPAMPAEDWDAVIHTNLDAFYNVLNPLCMPLVRRRKPGRIVTLASVSGLIGNRGQVNYSAAKAGIIGATKALAVELASRGITVNCVAPGLIDTEMVEPHVVEEALKMIPARRMGKPEEVAAAVSFLMSEDAGYVTRQVISVNGGLFG; encoded by the coding sequence ATGAGTGAGAAGACGGTACTGGTGACGGGCTCGAGCCGAGGCATCGGCCGCGCCATCGCCCTGCGGCTGGCGAAGGATGGCTTCGACGTGGTGGTGCACTGCCGCTCGAAGGTGGAGGAGGCGGAAGCCGTGGCCGCGCAGGTCCGTGAGCAGGGCCGAGCCTCGCGCGTCCTGCGCTTCGACGTGGCCGACCGCGCGGAGACGGAGCGAGTCCTGGCCGCGGACCTGGAGGCGCACGGCTGCTACTACGGCGTGGTGTGCAACGCGGGCATCGCCCGGGACAACGCCTTCCCCGCCATGCCCGCCGAGGACTGGGACGCGGTCATCCACACCAACCTGGACGCGTTCTACAACGTGCTCAACCCCCTCTGCATGCCGCTGGTCCGCCGGCGCAAGCCCGGGCGCATCGTCACGCTGGCGTCCGTGTCCGGCCTCATCGGGAACCGGGGACAGGTGAACTACAGCGCGGCGAAGGCGGGCATCATCGGCGCGACGAAGGCGCTGGCGGTGGAGCTGGCCAGCCGAGGCATCACGGTGAACTGCGTGGCGCCGGGGCTCATCGACACGGAGATGGTGGAGCCCCACGTCGTCGAGGAGGCGCTGAAGATGATTCCGGCCCGGCGCATGGGCAAGCCCGAGGAGGTCGCCGCCGCGGTGAGCTTCCTGATGAGCGAGGACGCGGGCTACGTCACGCGGCAGGTCATTTCGGTGAACGGGGGACTGTTCGGATGA
- a CDS encoding ABC transporter ATP-binding protein — translation MKPANVLVPVAPPSARQVALSIRDIHVRFNTPTRELTVLERVNLDVYEGEFVCLLGPSGCGKSTLLNVVGGFLEPTSGAVHFRGERVSGPDPRRIFVFQERGVFPWLTVEGNIAFGLFKLTEAQRRERVAHYVKMVGLTGFEQAWPHELSGGMKQRVEVARALAANPEVLYLDEPFGALDSITRHSMRSELLRLWEAERKTVLFVTHDIEEALQLADRVVVMSAKPGKVRRIVEVDVPRPRDISSARYLELRDSLLGEIGLAHHI, via the coding sequence GTGAAGCCCGCCAACGTCCTCGTCCCCGTGGCACCGCCGTCTGCGCGCCAGGTGGCCCTGAGCATTCGCGACATCCACGTCCGCTTCAACACGCCCACGCGAGAGCTGACCGTGTTGGAGCGGGTGAACCTGGATGTGTACGAGGGCGAGTTCGTCTGCCTGTTGGGCCCCTCCGGCTGCGGCAAGTCCACGCTGCTCAACGTCGTGGGAGGATTCCTCGAGCCCACCTCCGGCGCGGTGCATTTTCGCGGAGAGCGGGTGAGCGGACCGGACCCGCGCCGCATCTTCGTCTTCCAGGAGCGAGGTGTCTTCCCCTGGCTGACGGTGGAGGGGAACATCGCGTTCGGGCTGTTCAAGCTGACCGAGGCACAGCGGCGCGAGCGGGTGGCGCACTACGTGAAGATGGTGGGGCTGACAGGCTTCGAGCAGGCCTGGCCACACGAGCTGTCGGGAGGGATGAAGCAGCGCGTGGAGGTCGCTCGAGCGCTGGCGGCGAACCCCGAGGTGCTCTACCTGGATGAGCCCTTCGGGGCGCTCGACTCCATCACCCGGCATTCGATGCGATCAGAGCTCCTGCGCTTGTGGGAGGCGGAGCGCAAGACGGTGCTCTTCGTCACGCACGACATCGAGGAGGCTTTGCAGCTGGCGGACCGGGTGGTGGTGATGTCGGCGAAGCCCGGGAAGGTGCGGCGCATCGTGGAGGTGGATGTTCCGCGCCCCAGGGACATCAGCTCCGCGCGCTACCTGGAGCTGCGGGACAGCCTGTTGGGGGAGATTGGCCTTGCCCACCACATCTGA
- a CDS encoding beta-ketoacyl-ACP synthase, translating to MKRVVVTGVGALSPLGHDWPQVEARLKSLRNAVQVIEDWKQYDGLNTQVGAPAAPFELPPQTYSRKTMRGMGRVALLATRASELALVDAGLLGDPLLSSGKMGVSYGSSTGSPPAIADFGRMLMAKSTEGITATSYVRSMSHTAAVNIGVFFGLTGRIITTSSACTSGSQGIGYAYEAIKMGRQVAMLAGGAEELDATGAAVFDTLFATSTKNNATPELTPRPFHAERDGLVLGEGACTLVLEELEHARARGARIYAELVGYGTNSDGRHITQPHSETMAQAMRLALEDAALEPGTVAYVNAHGTATDTGDVAESTATHQVFGERMTISSLKSYMGHTLGACGALEAWMTIEMMRSGWFAPTLHLDAASVDPRCAPLDYVTGDGRRIETDVVMSNNFAFGGINTSLIFRRWH from the coding sequence ATGAAGCGGGTCGTCGTCACGGGTGTGGGTGCCCTGAGTCCCCTGGGCCATGACTGGCCTCAGGTGGAGGCTCGGCTGAAGTCGCTGCGCAATGCCGTGCAGGTCATCGAGGACTGGAAGCAGTACGACGGGCTCAACACCCAGGTGGGTGCGCCCGCCGCGCCCTTCGAATTGCCGCCGCAGACGTACTCGCGCAAGACGATGCGCGGCATGGGCCGGGTGGCGCTGCTGGCGACGCGCGCCAGTGAGCTCGCGCTCGTCGACGCGGGGCTGCTGGGAGACCCGCTCCTGTCGAGCGGGAAGATGGGCGTGTCCTATGGCTCGTCCACGGGCTCTCCGCCCGCCATCGCCGACTTCGGCCGGATGCTGATGGCGAAGTCGACCGAGGGCATCACCGCCACGTCCTACGTGCGGTCCATGTCCCATACGGCCGCGGTGAACATCGGCGTCTTCTTCGGCCTCACCGGCCGCATCATCACCACGTCGAGCGCGTGCACCTCCGGCAGCCAGGGCATCGGCTACGCGTACGAGGCCATCAAGATGGGCCGCCAGGTGGCGATGCTCGCCGGAGGCGCCGAGGAGCTGGACGCCACGGGCGCCGCGGTGTTCGACACCCTGTTCGCCACCAGCACGAAGAACAACGCCACCCCGGAGCTCACGCCCCGCCCCTTCCACGCGGAGCGCGACGGCCTGGTGCTGGGTGAAGGCGCGTGCACGCTCGTGCTGGAGGAGCTGGAGCACGCCCGGGCCCGAGGCGCTCGCATCTACGCGGAGCTGGTGGGCTACGGCACCAACAGCGACGGACGGCACATCACCCAGCCCCACTCGGAGACCATGGCGCAGGCCATGCGGCTGGCGCTGGAGGACGCGGCGCTGGAGCCGGGCACCGTCGCGTATGTGAATGCGCACGGCACGGCCACCGACACGGGCGACGTCGCGGAGAGCACCGCCACGCACCAGGTGTTCGGCGAGCGGATGACCATCTCGTCACTCAAGAGCTACATGGGCCACACCCTGGGCGCGTGCGGTGCGCTGGAGGCGTGGATGACCATCGAGATGATGCGGAGCGGCTGGTTCGCGCCCACGCTGCACCTGGACGCGGCCTCGGTGGACCCTCGCTGCGCCCCGCTGGACTACGTGACAGGCGATGGACGAAGAATCGAGACCGACGTCGTCATGTCCAACAACTTCGCCTTCGGCGGCATCAACACGTCGTTGATCTTCCGCCGGTGGCACTGA
- a CDS encoding tryptophan halogenase family protein, with the protein MDTAIREVVILGGGTAGWMTAAYLQKVFEGTVQVTLLEAATIPRIGVGEATVPNLQRVFFDRLGIPENEWMRECNAAFKTAVKFVNWRKKEPGAPDNHFYHAFGLIPNVDNIPLSHYWVLRNEGRATPDEQVDYACYREPPMMDAKLAPRFRDGRPAVNYAWHFDAQLVADYLRRLSTGWGVKHVVDELASVEKTPDGHIKALHTKGGRVLGGDLFVDCSGFRGLLINQAMEEPFLDMSDHLLCNSAVATAIEHDDAKHGIEPYTSAIASKHGWMWKIPMLGRFGTGYVYSSEFCSQDEAIREFSAKWGLDPEKTAFNRIRFRVGRNRRAWVKNCVSIGLASCFVEPLESTGIYFITASIYQLAKHFPDKGFNPVLMDRFNREVEMMFDDTRDFLQAHFLTSSRDDTPFWLANKNDLKLSDALKDKLETWKTGLTVNMPVSGEEAYYGNFETEFRNFWTNSSYYCVLSGMGWMPEQPLTTLKYRPSSVAHAEEAFQRVKLQQQALLQGLPTNHEFLQRLHRKNGMDLAATGTG; encoded by the coding sequence ATGGACACCGCGATTCGTGAAGTGGTGATTCTCGGGGGTGGGACGGCGGGGTGGATGACGGCGGCGTACCTTCAGAAGGTCTTCGAGGGGACCGTCCAGGTGACGCTCCTGGAGGCAGCCACCATTCCGCGGATTGGGGTGGGGGAGGCGACGGTCCCCAATCTGCAACGCGTCTTCTTCGACCGGCTGGGCATCCCCGAGAACGAGTGGATGCGCGAGTGCAACGCCGCGTTCAAGACGGCGGTGAAGTTCGTCAACTGGCGCAAGAAGGAGCCGGGGGCGCCGGACAATCACTTCTACCACGCGTTCGGGCTCATCCCGAACGTGGACAACATCCCCCTGTCTCACTACTGGGTGCTGCGCAACGAGGGGCGGGCAACGCCTGACGAGCAGGTGGATTACGCGTGCTATCGCGAGCCGCCGATGATGGACGCGAAGCTGGCGCCGCGCTTCCGGGATGGACGGCCCGCGGTGAACTACGCGTGGCACTTCGACGCGCAGTTGGTGGCGGACTACCTGAGGAGGCTCTCGACAGGGTGGGGCGTGAAGCACGTGGTGGACGAGCTGGCGTCCGTGGAGAAGACGCCGGACGGACACATCAAGGCGCTGCACACGAAGGGAGGTCGGGTGTTGGGAGGAGACCTCTTCGTGGATTGCAGCGGCTTCCGGGGCCTGCTCATCAACCAGGCGATGGAAGAGCCCTTCCTGGACATGAGCGACCACCTGCTGTGCAACAGCGCGGTGGCGACAGCCATCGAGCATGACGACGCGAAGCACGGCATCGAGCCGTACACGTCGGCGATAGCGTCGAAGCACGGGTGGATGTGGAAGATTCCGATGCTGGGGCGCTTCGGGACGGGCTACGTGTACTCGAGCGAGTTCTGCTCGCAAGACGAGGCCATCCGAGAGTTCTCGGCGAAGTGGGGGCTGGACCCGGAGAAGACGGCGTTCAATCGCATCCGCTTCCGCGTGGGCCGCAACCGGCGCGCGTGGGTGAAGAACTGCGTGAGCATCGGGCTGGCGTCGTGCTTCGTGGAGCCGCTGGAGTCGACGGGCATCTACTTCATCACGGCGTCCATCTACCAGTTGGCGAAGCACTTCCCGGACAAGGGCTTCAACCCGGTGCTGATGGACCGTTTCAACCGAGAGGTTGAGATGATGTTCGATGACACGAGGGACTTCCTGCAGGCGCACTTCCTCACGTCGTCCCGGGACGACACGCCGTTCTGGCTGGCGAACAAGAACGACTTGAAGCTCTCGGACGCGCTGAAGGACAAGCTGGAGACGTGGAAGACGGGCCTCACCGTCAACATGCCGGTGTCGGGCGAGGAGGCGTACTACGGGAACTTCGAGACGGAGTTCCGGAACTTCTGGACGAACAGCAGCTACTACTGCGTGTTGTCTGGAATGGGGTGGATGCCGGAGCAGCCGTTGACGACGCTGAAGTACCGGCCGTCGTCGGTGGCGCACGCGGAGGAGGCGTTCCAGCGCGTGAAGCTCCAGCAGCAGGCGTTGCTCCAGGGCCTGCCCACCAACCACGAGTTCCTCCAGCGGTTGCACCGCAAGAACGGCATGGACCTGGCCGCGACGGGCACGGGGTGA
- a CDS encoding hotdog family protein codes for MRTPITFDISEIVPHADRMRLIDRAVEGDEESLVAEVTIREDCLFQESGVVGGWVGIEFMAQAIAAYAGWRQRLRGEPQPLGFLLGTRKYECHRPTFKVGEHLRIEVRRQFWTDNGMSQFDCTLGIEGETVATAALTVFQPPASFDVTKVGKDE; via the coding sequence ATGCGCACGCCCATCACCTTCGACATCTCCGAGATCGTCCCCCACGCCGACCGCATGCGGCTGATTGACCGCGCGGTGGAGGGGGACGAGGAGAGCCTCGTCGCCGAGGTGACGATTCGCGAGGACTGTCTGTTCCAGGAGTCCGGCGTCGTGGGCGGCTGGGTGGGCATCGAGTTCATGGCGCAGGCCATCGCGGCCTACGCGGGCTGGAGACAGCGGCTGCGCGGCGAGCCCCAACCCCTGGGCTTCCTGCTGGGCACGCGCAAGTACGAGTGCCACCGCCCCACGTTCAAGGTCGGCGAGCACCTGCGCATCGAGGTCCGCCGGCAGTTCTGGACGGACAACGGGATGAGCCAGTTCGACTGCACCCTGGGGATTGAAGGAGAGACGGTGGCCACGGCGGCGCTGACGGTGTTCCAGCCTCCGGCCTCGTTCGACGTGACGAAGGTGGGCAAGGATGAGTGA
- a CDS encoding ABC transporter permease: protein MPTTSDPGPLARRSAESLLLPAVTLLLLLAGWVLAVRATGTKVFPHPMQVLDGMLELMRSGVLLRYAADSLLRVGLGFGLAVLVGLVLGMGMGLYPMVALALGPVVQFLRPISPLAWVPIAILFFGVGDKAAVALIFLAASLPLALHTTGAMATVPAIYLNAGRNFGLSPLRLFFRVLLPAAMPQLLVGLRIALWVSWQVVVAAEMIAVDSGLGYMIVDARNAGKRYDLVVAGMLLIGGIGLLLDTGIRKMESLRWVRWGFREE, encoded by the coding sequence TTGCCCACCACATCTGACCCGGGCCCCCTCGCGCGACGCTCCGCCGAGTCACTCCTGCTTCCGGCGGTGACACTGCTGTTGTTGCTGGCGGGCTGGGTTCTGGCTGTGCGCGCGACGGGGACGAAGGTGTTCCCACATCCGATGCAAGTGCTGGACGGGATGCTGGAGCTGATGCGCAGTGGGGTGTTGCTCCGGTATGCCGCCGACTCGCTGCTGCGCGTGGGGCTTGGCTTCGGGTTGGCCGTGCTGGTGGGGCTGGTGTTGGGGATGGGGATGGGGCTCTACCCCATGGTGGCTCTCGCGCTCGGGCCGGTGGTGCAGTTCCTTCGGCCCATCAGCCCCTTGGCCTGGGTGCCCATCGCCATCCTCTTCTTTGGCGTGGGAGACAAGGCCGCCGTCGCGCTCATCTTCCTCGCGGCGAGCCTGCCGCTGGCCCTGCACACCACGGGGGCGATGGCCACGGTGCCCGCCATCTATCTGAACGCGGGTCGCAACTTCGGGCTCTCGCCGCTCCGGCTCTTCTTCCGCGTCCTGCTGCCCGCGGCGATGCCGCAGTTGCTGGTCGGGCTGCGCATCGCGCTGTGGGTGTCGTGGCAGGTGGTGGTGGCGGCGGAGATGATCGCCGTCGACTCGGGGCTCGGGTACATGATCGTGGATGCTCGCAATGCGGGCAAACGCTACGACCTGGTGGTGGCGGGGATGTTGCTCATTGGGGGAATCGGCCTGTTGTTGGACACGGGAATCCGGAAGATGGAGTCCTTGCGTTGGGTGCGCTGGGGCTTTCGTGAGGAATGA
- a CDS encoding ABC transporter permease, with translation MVLLALWGLAVQAGKAPLMPSPWQVVVSLGQLAMDGRLVRFTVASLFRVTWGLLWAGVIAIPLGIWLGWSPRAERALGPVLQLLRPISSLAWTPLAILWCGVGDLSAIFIIFMACFGPLMVNTLLGVRKVLSVHLNAGRNFGLSTLGLMRRVVWPSLLPQLLTSLRQTLGVAWMVVVMAEMMAVNSGLGFLILDARNAGNRYDLVVAGMVLIGAVGLGLDALLRSMERIPALSWGFPAPAPSSSTSRFRWMGRN, from the coding sequence GTGGTGTTGCTGGCCCTGTGGGGGCTCGCGGTCCAGGCCGGCAAGGCGCCGTTGATGCCCTCGCCCTGGCAGGTCGTCGTGTCGTTGGGGCAGTTGGCGATGGACGGCCGGCTGGTGCGGTTCACGGTGGCCTCGCTCTTCCGGGTGACGTGGGGGCTGTTGTGGGCGGGGGTCATCGCCATCCCGTTGGGCATCTGGCTGGGCTGGTCGCCTCGGGCCGAGCGGGCGCTGGGGCCGGTGCTCCAGTTGCTGCGGCCCATCAGCTCGCTGGCATGGACGCCCCTGGCCATTCTCTGGTGTGGGGTGGGTGACCTCTCCGCCATCTTCATCATCTTCATGGCCTGCTTCGGGCCGCTGATGGTCAACACCCTCCTGGGGGTGCGCAAGGTGCTGTCCGTCCATCTCAACGCGGGCCGAAACTTCGGGCTGTCCACGCTGGGATTGATGAGACGTGTCGTGTGGCCCTCGCTGTTGCCGCAATTATTGACAAGCCTGAGGCAGACCTTGGGCGTGGCGTGGATGGTGGTGGTGATGGCGGAGATGATGGCTGTCAACTCGGGCCTGGGGTTCCTCATCCTGGATGCGAGGAACGCAGGCAATCGCTACGACCTGGTGGTGGCGGGCATGGTGTTGATTGGCGCCGTGGGCCTGGGGCTGGATGCGCTCCTGCGCTCGATGGAGCGGATTCCCGCGCTGAGCTGGGGCTTCCCGGCGCCAGCGCCCTCCTCGTCCACGTCCCGCTTCCGCTGGATGGGGAGGAACTGA